Genomic DNA from Sphaerodactylus townsendi isolate TG3544 linkage group LG14, MPM_Stown_v2.3, whole genome shotgun sequence:
AAAATGAGGAATTTGTAACAGACTTTTCTTGATGTAGGAAGATCACagagatatataaatatataaaacctgGCGACTCAAGATTTAGAAAGATCTATAAATGACACATTGGAGATGTTTCATAGTACTTTATCTGTTGCCATACTGAtatcccagtttttttaaaaaaacttgaaaggTTAAAAGTTGTATGCGTACATACTATGCATGTCTACCACCAATAATTCATGCCAGTTTTTTCAATATAGACTGCTATTAATAAATACAACACATTTAAAGCTGTAGAATTTGAATATTTCCTGACATTTTGGTTCTTCCTTTGTATAAAAAGGCTTTGCTAGCTACAAGTTCATTACAAAATTTTAATACGCCAACAGCAGTGAGATGTCTaacgatggccccttccgcacacgcaaaataatgcattttcaaactacttccacaactgtttgcaagtggattttgctattccgcacagcttcaaagagcactgaaagcagtttgaaagtgcattattccgcatgtgcggaatgagccgatgaTAAAATAAGATGGATTACGTACGTAATATAAAAAATTATACTTTTTCTTTTGAGATGCTGATTTCAGTGGTGACCCTAATCCACTTTCATTTAATAACAGCAAAAAATGCAGgccttaaaaatgtgtataagGCGGCTTTCTCCTGACACAGTTGTATAAATAATACATGTACAAAGCACCAGAGATACTATCACTGATCCTTTCTCCCATCACGCTTTATACTGAGATCTTCATGCATTCACAGTATTTCACACACATCAGATGTTTTCAATTTTTCTATGTGTGTTGTCTCTGATCTGGATGGtggaggctagcctgatcttgtcagatttcagaagataagcagggtcagctcaaATAAATATTTCGATGGAAGACCCACAAGGATGACCAGGGTTGTTAcggcagaaaaaggcaatggcaaacagcctCAGTTAGTATCTagccttgaaaccctacaggattgccataaatcagccgtgaaatgatggcactttacatacacaggTGTGTAGTGTGTAGTAATAGCCGCAAGGTCCTCCTGTAAACTAAATGGGTTCATTGgaaccagaagtgggatccagcaggttctcacaggttcccaagtgtaggttactaattatttgtgtgtgccgagagggggttactaattggtgattttgccacgtgatttttgcccctcctctcagcagtagcgtgcagaacttgaagcagtctagcaggaggtgcaccggcgtgcgtggcagcctgcgcctgcgtgcattcatttcccgcccaaggaccggcgcagcggctgcgtccttgccacagccccgccctggaatgccccgcccctggaatgcccggccacgcccccgttgtgccccgcccagccccattggtgctacgccacagtttgaatcccaccaccatgggaacctgttactaaaatttttggatcccaccactgattggaaCATATAAAGAGAGAGACTATGAATACCACATTATTGCATGCACACCTTGATCCAGGTTGATCAAGAATCCTGCCTTTTCATGGTTCCCCACTGCACAGAGAGATTGTTAAGTGTACACACTTGGACATGCACAGGTTCTATGCATGTCTCTTACACTGCTATTTTGCTATCCCGCTTTACTCGTGTGTGAAACTAGATGACATTAGTGGTCAGCACCCAAGTAATTTTTCTCAATATGTGCAACACAATCCAATGAATGGAGCTTCCCTTAGAGGTTTGAGTGTGAGTGTGGGCCCCCAAGACTGGTTTAAATTTCTGCCTGCCATGAAATTTAGGGGGTGAACTTGGGCAAGTTCTTTTCTGTTAGACAAGGGGAATCATGCGCACCATTCcaagttctttggaggaagggtgggataaaaatgcataaGATAAATTTTTACTAACGACAACAGAGAAGCTGGGGAACCGAACCTTTATGCAGCCACGTCATACCTGTGAAAGTACAGCATTTTCATTTGCAAATGAGGAGATCGTCATTTTTGCTGATCTCTCCCTTCCAGCACAAATGGTCATTTCCCCCCATGCCTTTCCTAAGGAACAAACTTATGAGCAGcttggtggcagaggtgggatccagcaggttttcacaggttcccaagagtaggttactagttatttgtgtgtgctgagagggggttactaattggtgattttccccacgtgatttttttgctCTTAGTTACATGCCctcactctcagcagtagcgtggcagaacttgaagcagtctagcaggaggtgcaccggcgtgcgtggcagcctgcgcctacgtgcattcatttcctggcCAAGGACCAGCacggcggctgcgtccttgccacagccccgcccaggaatgccccgcccccggaatgcccagccacgtccccgtcgtgccccgcccagccccattggcgctacaccacagtttgaatcccaccaccatgggaacctgttactaaaatttttggatccttgGTGGACtacagcaggaagggaaaggtggcAATTCTTGTTCCAAGTCAGACACACACCATGATCTCTAAATTCTCTATTAAATGATTTCCAAGGACGTATTGCCACTGATTGGCCCTCTTCCCACAaccgaaataaaatgttttgagggaggaaataaaacatttcctctgaggagttctgcatggtttttaggcCAAAACATTTTAGTTCTagtctaaaaatgttttaaatgcatttagtgattcttttgttgaaatgttttcaaaaagtttttgcTTGCTGTgagtatctctttaaaacatttcccacacccCCTCGACAGTCCCTGGGCTTCCTCCGTAGTGCTATTGTCTGAGCTTGCTCCGTTGGCTTgccttttatttttgtgaggGGTTTTTAAATTTTAGGGGGTAATGTTTTTGAAGCCTTGAGTGCACAACCTGTGAAGAATCACTGCACGAGGCTTTGCAGCATCGAAGCATCGGATCCAGGAgaagtaaaaaagaagaagaaaagaaagggaacaagaacaaaatggtggccaggaatcattttgagggggtgagtacgaacaaactggggagaggggaattgaaaacattttgcaaacacttTGTAACTGTTTTCAtcgacttgtgtggaaagggccagcatCTATTATTCAAGCTGAAATAATTTGTGATGGAAATGGGGATTAGAGTTATAGCATTTCTTTTACTTGTAGAAGTTTCTTTAGCTGGCATCTAAAACAGCTAAAGAATCTTCAGAACATGTTTTCTACGAGTGGAATAACGGGCGAAGCTGACCCAAGGGACGCTTAAAGCAACATCCCTGGGGGAGGGTAATGCGCCCGCGGCCACTGCCGGGCTGCGCAGCAGCGGTGGCTCATAACCTCGAGCGATTATTGGCGTTGGCTGTTTCGAACGTCGCTGAGCCCCTGGCTGAGGTATTTCAAAACAGAGTTTCAAACCGCTGTCATTACCGATGTGGAACTTGGCAGTGGCTGGAAAGGCGCCATTTCTCCCTTTTCCGAActacctaccttgtctcctgagCTTCCGgcagccgcggggggggggggggggggggggcggacataTGGCCtcgcgactccagagccgtcgcttcCAGGCTgcggggcatgtcccctggcttctcgcGACAATAAGCTCAGTGAAATAGCGTTAACAACCGGCGCGAGCTACTGTCGCGAAGGCTGTGCCACCGCCTgccaccctcctgggaccgtccatgcgaacgttgcagtgcggaaagggcctcagagtggGAAAGATCATTCCTGGCCTACTGCACCTTTCTGACTACTTTAgctttttgcttgcttgctttcttgctgACCTGCAAGCTTCAAAGGACTGAGATTCCCAAATGGAGTGATAAGGCCAGTTGGCCACTGTCTGGGAATCTTACAAAGCTTGGGCAACTGCTAAGGGGGACCAGATTGATTAGCAATGGGAGGAGAGGAGTAGGGGCAGAATATCTTGGGGAATTTGGTAGCACTTTAGACacacttgatagcactttagaCACACGCATTTGGTCATTCTTGCGTTAAATTGAACATAAATACCATACTTTTAACAAGACTTGGAACTTAAATGTATAACTAAATGTATAGCAACAACAAAAGAATCATTAGCAAAGTTCTTCCAAAATATAATTTTCAACcctgtattttaaaaactgattatactacacttgatcttagccaaaaggccgagaagcgaacCAAAACCCAATTTTTTTCTCATCTAAATGCCCAGATGATCTAAGAACCATTTCCCAAAATCCTACCAAAAAAAGAGGAGAGTCCACATGATTCCAAGAAATGTTTTTGTATTAAGTGGCTTGGAAGTGCTGaattatttgaaaatgaaatgccAAATAGACAGAACCATTTATAAGAGGTGAATATGACAGGACTTTACATCTAGACAGCAAAATACTGAATACAACGTTATCAGCTATTGTTGGATTCGGAAGGATGCAATGAACATAATTATTAAAGTAACCTTACCTGTTCAGCATTTTCTGCCCCTGAATGTAAAGGAGTTCCTTCATTGCTTCTAAAAGGCACACCAGATTTGTCATCACAAAGAATGTTGCCTCCAATCTGCATATTGGGGGTCAGGAAAGTGAGTTCATTCTTCCTGGATTCTGAGGACAGACAAAGCTGGTAGGAATAAGGCAAAGTCCCAGTTTCAAAATTTGGGGGGAAGATGGCACCAGCCTTTGAGTGGGAGACAGGAGCTAAACACTGCAGAAATTGGGGATGCCCTGATTTTCGTAGCTTCATCAGTACGACTAGAATCACTGTCAAGAGGAACAAGAACGACATCAAAGCCAAGGCCAGCACCAGGTAGGAACTACACCAGATCAGACTGATTAGTCCAGGCTCGCTGGATTGGTTTTTTCATCTCCAGGAAGGGCCTCTGGAAGTTCCTCAGCAAACACCAGGTTTCCCAGGGTCACAGTGGCCAGAGAGACGGCTGACTGCCCGTTGTCCTTTCACTGGAAAATAACCAGGTTTCTGTTTTGAGGCATCTTTCTCCCACAAAGGAGCCCTTGATGTCCCAGTCTATCCAGTGTGAGAAACTAGCAGGTGAAGAATCCCCTGGTTCAGTGGCTTGAACAATAACATGGTAGTGAAAATAACCAGGCATTGTGTCCAGAATCCAGCATCCACGGCCACCACTCTTTGTAACCATGGCAGGTGATCCTGCCTCTAGCCTCTAATGACGAGGTACTCATCTCCAAACAAGGCTAGGCCCTTGGCTTCCCTGTGGAGGGGATAGGATGTGAGGGCTGTTGTCATTCCAGTCCAGGAACGAACACCCTGCTGTGACATTACTGCTGCtgagaggggggagagaacatGCATCTTGGGCCTTCACTTGAAGCTGGAACTCTCGGAACTGTTCATAGTCGAAGGACCTCTGGGCATACAGAGCTCCAGTCTCAGAGTTAATGGAGATATAGGAAGAGATGGGGAGCTCCTTGATGTTGCTGTGGAGAATGGAATATGTGATTCGTGCATTTTGGTCCATGTCTGGGTCCAGGGCTTTGATTGTGAAAACAGAAGCACCAGAAGGATTGTTTTCTGGCACATAGATGGTGTAGGAAGATTTCTCAAATGAAGGGAAGTGATCATTGATATCAGAAATATATAGCGAAATGATTTTGTTTGTTGACAGAGGGGGATTCCCTTTGTCAGTGGCTGTGATTGTAATATTATATTCCGAGGATTTTTCTCGATCTAAGGGGCCGTCAGTTTGGATCTTGTAGTAATTATTAGAAGAGGCCAGAATTTTGAAGGGCAAATGATCTTGTAAACTGCAAGTAACCTTTCCGTTATCACCTGTATCTCTGTCATTTACATTGATCAGAGCAATTAAGGTTCCTGGAAACGAATCCTCAGGAACTGGGCTGAATAAGGAAACCAGGGTCACTTCTGGGGAGTTGTCATTCTCATCAAGGACCCTTATTTCAATGTTGCAGTGGGTCACCAATCCCCCTCCATCTTTTGCTGCCACTGTCATGGTATACTCTTTGGTTTCCTCAAAGTCTAAGGTACTCTGCAGAGAGATAGTGCCTTTGATTGGATCCAAGCTGAATAGCTTGCGACTATTTGCTGGTAGATTGCTGAAATGGTATCCTATCTGGGCATAAGAACCTTCATCATTATCGGAAGCTACAACCTGGAGTACAAGAGACCCAACAGGTGTCTTCTCTGGTAAACTAACCTTGTAGATGTCTTGTGTGAAGATAGGTGGGTTGTCATTGGCATCAGTGACATTAACCCATATATGGGCAGTCCCCGTTCTCCTAGGTTCACCCCCATCCAGGGCTGTCAGTATGAAGTGAAGGGTTTGCTCCTGTTCACGATCTAGTGGTTTACTGAGCActagttctgcatatttgttTCCATCTTCTCTTTTTCTAACTTCCAGCATGAAGTACTGATTGGGACTGAGGTCATAATTCTGCAGCGAATTCATCCCAATGTCAGGGTCCTCAGCTTTCCCTAGGAGAAATCTGGTGCCTGGTAATGTTAGCTCACTTGTCTCCAAATGTATGTTGTCATTGAGAAACTGTGGTGCATTATCATTAATGTCCTGAATTGTAACAGTTATGTGGAAAATGTTCAGTGGGTTTTCCATCACTGCCTCAAAATTAACAAGGCAAACTGAAGTTGTGTCACAAATCCCTTCCCTGTCTATTCTGTCATTTACGTAGAGGTTTCCATTCTCTGCACTGATGCTGAAATATTGCATCTTGGTCACAGAGACAGCATGCAGATTATGCTTAGACAATTCTCTGGCATTCAGACCCAAATCCTTGATGagattccccacaacagaaccctTTGGCATCTCTTCAGGCACTGAATACTGAATCTGCTCTGAAGCAGACCAGCAACACAAAGACAACAAAGACAGGAGCAGTACTTGCCTTCTGAGTACCGGGGCATTCTCTTTGTGCCTTCTTTCCATTTGAGTTCTTGATAATTTAgctgtctcctttccctcccagctTTTAGGAGGATCGGTTCAAATTCTCCACAGGCAGGAGGAAATCTTTGTCAGAATAATTAACCAGCTTTCTGATTCAGTTTTGGACAGCACAGTGACCATGTCGTTGTGTTCTGCTCTTCGCCCGTTCTATAGTGCGTTAACTAAACAATCACTCCCCAAGAAACATCACTGGAACTCCATTCTCTGTCTATAGCTGCCATATTGGCCAACAGTGACACACTGAGGCTTAGACAGAAAACTGCATGGAATTATTTTCATCTAATTTAGAATGGAAAGACAatttggaagtgatgctattttaatcaaccaggaaaaacaacacattctGAAAGTATCTGTTCAAATATGAGCGAAATACCTGGGGGAACTgtcttttgcttttgtttggaatgatttaattattttgtaGTTTTCTTAACCCTGGAGTAAGTAATTTTCAGTGTAGTTGCACTGGAACTGTTATGCTCAGTTTAAAGAGAACTGGCAGCCCACACTCCTGAAGTTGTGATCCCGAGATTGTCATCTcatttcttaggctcattccgcacatgcagaataatgcactttcaaactgctttcagtgctctttgaagctgtgcggaatagcaaaatccacttgcaaacagtggtgaaagtggtttgaaaatgcattattttgcgtgtgcggaaggggcctatgtttcagTTTTTCTGGATGAGCCATAGGGGAACTTGTATCAATAT
This window encodes:
- the LOC125443719 gene encoding protocadherin gamma-B1-like, translated to MERRHKENAPVLRRQVLLLSLLSLCCWSASEQIQYSVPEEMPKGSVVGNLIKDLGLNARELSKHNLHAVSVTKMQYFSISAENGNLYVNDRIDREGICDTTSVCLVNFEAVMENPLNIFHITVTIQDINDNAPQFLNDNIHLETSELTLPGTRFLLGKAEDPDIGMNSLQNYDLSPNQYFMLEVRKREDGNKYAELVLSKPLDREQEQTLHFILTALDGGEPRRTGTAHIWVNVTDANDNPPIFTQDIYKVSLPEKTPVGSLVLQVVASDNDEGSYAQIGYHFSNLPANSRKLFSLDPIKGTISLQSTLDFEETKEYTMTVAAKDGGGLVTHCNIEIRVLDENDNSPEVTLVSLFSPVPEDSFPGTLIALINVNDRDTGDNGKVTCSLQDHLPFKILASSNNYYKIQTDGPLDREKSSEYNITITATDKGNPPLSTHKTISLLISDINDNYPSFEKSSYTVYVPENNPSGASIFTVKALDPDMDQNARITYSILHSNIKELPISSYISINSETGALYAQRSFDYEQFREFQLQVKAQDGGSPPLSSNVSW